The Mangifera indica cultivar Alphonso unplaced genomic scaffold, CATAS_Mindica_2.1 Un_0090, whole genome shotgun sequence genome includes a region encoding these proteins:
- the LOC123207627 gene encoding scarecrow-like protein 13, with product MQTSQKHQSSSGVHRSLHQPVQGIESYCLPHIQILDNNTCSDGCSQGTSGDSQTYKEQFYTLESSIATIAYDSSSAVSISSNRSPLTPLGSQSYLSDPHQSPDNAYGSPMSRSSGVDDGNKFIYKLRELERTLLEDSCSCCFQSGAHQGISAQSRNWMEMIPGLNLKEVLVYCAKVVSEGDLLTAADLMLVLEQMVSVSGEPIQRLGAYMLEGLRARLEFSGSKIYKALKCEQPSSSDLMSYMSVLFQICPYWKFAYTSMNVVIGEAVVNEPRIHIIDFQIAQGTQYMYLIHALAKQHGGPPSIRITGIDDSQSLHARGGGLDVVGTKLAQVAATCNVPFAFHDASVSACEIERKHLIIQPGEAIVVNFPYVLHHVPDESVSTSNPRDRLLRLVKSLSPKVVTIAEQESNTNTSPFFHRFCETMDYYMAMFESIDVACPRDDRKRISAEQHCVARDIVNMIACEESERVERHELLGKWTLRLKMAGFTPYAMSPSVTNAVIAMLKEYNCNYRVEDHNGALYLGWINRHMATSSAWR from the coding sequence ATGCAAACATCTCAGAAACACCAAAGTTCCTCTGGTGTCCATAGATCACTCCACCAGCCTGTTCAAGGGATTGAATCCTATTGCTTGCCTCATATCCAAATTCTGGACAACAATACATGCTCTGATGGCTGCAGCCAAGGAACCAGTGGAGACTCTCAAACCTACAAGGAGCAGTTCTATACCTTGGAATCATCCATTGCGACTATTGCCTATGATTCTTCGTCTGCCGTCAGCATCTCATCTAACAGGAGTCCCCTTACACCACTAGGTTCTCAGTCATACCTGTCAGATCCTCATCAGTCCCCTGACAATGCTTATGGATCACCCATGAGCAGATCTTCTGGTGTTGATGATggcaataaatttatttacaaactGAGAGAATTGGAGAGAACATTGCTGGAGGACAGCTGCAGCTGCTGTTTTCAGAGTGGGGCTCATCAAGGCATTTCAGCACAAAGTAGGAATTGGATGGAAATGATCCCTGGGCTAAACTTGAAAGAGGTGCTGGTGTACTGTGCTAAAGTGGTATCTGAAGGTGATCTATTAACAGCAGCTGATTTAATGCTTGTGTTAGAGCAAATGGTGTCAGTCTCTGGGGAGCCAATTCAACGCCTGGGGGCATACATGCTGGAAGGGCTTAGAGCAAGACTGGAATTCTCAGGAAGTAAAATCTACAAAGCGTTGAAGTGTGAACAACCATCAAGCTCAGATCTCATGTCTTACATGTCTGTCCTCTTTCAGATCTGTCCATACTGGAAGTTTGCTTACACATCAATGAATGTTGTTATTGGGGAAGCTGTGGTGAATGAGCCTAGAATTCACATCATTGATTTCCAGATTGCACAAGGCACCCAGTATATGTACCTCATCCATGCACTTGCAAAACAGCATGGTGGGCCCCCATCTATCCGCATTACTGGGATTGACGACTCACAATCACTTCATGCTCGAGGAGGAGGTCTTGATGTTGTGGGGACGAAGCTTGCGCAGGTTGCTGCAACATGCAATGTGCCATTTGCGTTCCATGATGCTTCTGTGTCTGCTTGTGAGATTGAAAGAAAACATCTTATAATTCAACCTGGAGAAGCTATAGTTGTGAATTTTCCTTACGTATTGCACCATGTGCCAGATGAGAGTGTGAGCACTTCAAATCCTAGAGATCGCCTGTTGAGATTGGTGAAAAGTTTGTCCCCCAAAGTTGTGACCATTGCTGAGCAAGAGTCCAACACCAATACTTCCCCATTCTTTCACAGGTTCTGTGAGACAATGGATTACTATATGGCTATGTTTGAATCAATTGATGTAGCTTGTCCAAGGGATGACAGGAAGCGAATCAGTGCAGAGCAGCACTGTGTGGCTCGAGATATAGTCAATATGATAGCTTGCGAGGAATCCGAAAGGGTGGAAAGGCATGAACTTCTTGGAAAGTGGACACTACGATTGAAAATGGCTGGATTCACGCCGTATGCAATGAGTCCTTCAGTGACCAATGCTGTTATAGCTATGTTGAAGGAATACAACTGCAATTACAGAGTTGAAGACCATAACGGGGCGCTCTATCTTGGCTGGATAAACAGACATATGGCAACTTCTTCTGCTTGGAGGTGA
- the LOC123207634 gene encoding uncharacterized protein LOC123207634 isoform X1, translating to MTMEGVGRSELRKLQKEQERERRRLRDRQRRQSMSVEEREKHLARRRRNYQLRRLRAGIGTGTGIASPQSQQEQEQEQPTPSTDPITAQCNNHFLAFESLQAITNSQSLEVPVHKLAQFSGQLRLSHVKNLARSLNGHVGESHVMIKANEVSTDKMAKGLRLNRVKNLARSLNSAVKGSSNQTTPDG from the exons ATGACAATGGAAGGGGTTGGGAGATCAGAGTTGAGGAAGTTGCAGAAGGAGCAAGAAAGAGAACGACGACGTTTGAGGGATAGACAAAGAAGACAATCCATGAGTGTTGAAGAGAGGGAAAAACATCTTGCTAGACGTCGAAGAAATTACCAACTCAGAAGATTAAGAGCTGGAATTGGAACTGGAACTGGAATTGCTTCACCTCAATCTCAACAggaacaagaacaagaacaacCAACTCCCTCAACCGATCCTATTACTGCACAATGTAACAatcattttcttgcttttgagTCTCTTCAAGCTATCACTAACTCTCAAA GTTTGGAGGTTCCAGTTCATAAATTGGCCCAGTTTTCTGGGCAGCTAAGATTGAGTCATGTAAAGAATCTTGCACGGTCATTGAATGGTCATGTTGGTGAGAGTCATGTGATGATTAAGGCAAATGAAGTTTCTACTG ATAAAATGGCTAAAGGGTTGAGGTTAAATCGTGTTAAAAATCTTGCACGGTCTCTGAATTCTGCTGTGAAAGGGAGTTCCAATCAAACCACCCCAGACGGATAG
- the LOC123207646 gene encoding serine acetyltransferase 1, chloroplastic-like, with protein sequence METHNNGIDDEDDHLWFRIREEAQSDIKQEPFLFNYYSSSVLSHLSLESALSNHLAMKLSTPSLPIDTLSQLFIAILGDDHSIKTAIRDDLRAARERYPTCISYVHCFLHFKGFLACQAHRIARKLWSQGRSSMALLLQSRVSEVFAVDIHPRAKIGQAILIDHATGVVIGETVVVGDNVINLHNVTLGGTGKVSGDRHPKIGDSVLLGAGCKVLGNIRIGEAARIGAGSVVLKEVPLRRTAVGNPARVIK encoded by the coding sequence ATGGAAACTCACAACAACGGCATAGATGATGAAGACGATCATCTCTGGTTCAGAATTCGAGAGGAAGCTCAATCAGATATCAAACAAGAGCCCTTCTTGTTCAACTACTATAGCTCTTCGGTTCTGTCACACCTTTCACTAGAGTCAGCGCTTTCAAATCACCTCGCCATGAAGCTGAGCACTCCCAGTCTTCCCATCGACACTCTTTCGCAACTTTTCATCGCCATTTTAGGTGACGATCACAGCATCAAGACGGCAATCAGGGACGATCTAAGAGCTGCGAGAGAACGTTACCCCACATGCATAAGTTACGTACATTGTTTTCTACATTTCAAGGGCTTTTTGGCCTGCCAGGCTCATAGAATTGCACGTAAACTTTGGTCACAAGGTAGGTCTAGTATGGCACTACTGTTACAAAGTAGGGTTTCCGAAGTTTTTGCCGTGGACATCCATCCAAGGGCGAAAATTGGACAGGCGATATTGATTGATCATGCCACCGGAGTTGTGATCGGAGAGACGGTGGTGGTTGGAGACAATGTGATAAATTTGCACAATGTGACACTTGGGGGTACAGGGAAAGTTTCAGGGGACAGGCATCCGAAAATTGGAGATAGTGTGTTATTGGGAGCAGGGTGTAAAGTTTTGGGGAATATTAGAATTGGCGAAGCGGCAAGAATTGGTGCAGGCTCGGTAGTCTTGAAGGAGGTTCCTCTAAGACGCACTGCCGTAGGAAATCCTGCtagagtaataaaataa
- the LOC123207648 gene encoding glucan endo-1,3-beta-glucosidase 12-like translates to MSSAWFTTLLTLVFLASISILLQISDGQFEEWCIADEQTPDEELQRALDWACGMGGADCSMILKNKPCYFPNTLRDHASYAFNDYYQKFKHKGATCYFNSAAMITDLDPSHNSCKYEVLP, encoded by the exons ATGTCATCTGCTTGGTTCACAACTCTACTAACCCTGGTTTTCTTGGCTTCAATATCAATACTGCTGCAAATATCAG ATGGGCAGTTTGAGGAATGGTGCATAGCGGATGAGCAAACCCCAGATGAAGAATTGCAGAGGGCTCTAGATTGGGCTTGTGGAATGGGAGGTGCAGATTGTAGTATGATACTAAAAAACAAGCCTTGTTATTTTCCTAATACACTCAGGGACCATGCCTCTTATGCATTTAATGACTACTACCAGAAGTTCAAGCACAAAGGGGCAACATGCTACTTCAATTCTGCTGCAATGATCACTGATCTTGACCCCA GTCACAATTCATGCAAATATGAAGTTCTTCCATGA
- the LOC123207634 gene encoding uncharacterized protein LOC123207634 isoform X2 yields the protein MTMEGVGRSELRKLQKEQERERRRLRDRQRRQSMSVEEREKHLARRRRNYQLRRLRAGIGTGTGIASPQSQQEQEQEQPTPSTDPITAQCLEVPVHKLAQFSGQLRLSHVKNLARSLNGHVGESHVMIKANEVSTDKMAKGLRLNRVKNLARSLNSAVKGSSNQTTPDG from the exons ATGACAATGGAAGGGGTTGGGAGATCAGAGTTGAGGAAGTTGCAGAAGGAGCAAGAAAGAGAACGACGACGTTTGAGGGATAGACAAAGAAGACAATCCATGAGTGTTGAAGAGAGGGAAAAACATCTTGCTAGACGTCGAAGAAATTACCAACTCAGAAGATTAAGAGCTGGAATTGGAACTGGAACTGGAATTGCTTCACCTCAATCTCAACAggaacaagaacaagaacaacCAACTCCCTCAACCGATCCTATTACTGCACAAT GTTTGGAGGTTCCAGTTCATAAATTGGCCCAGTTTTCTGGGCAGCTAAGATTGAGTCATGTAAAGAATCTTGCACGGTCATTGAATGGTCATGTTGGTGAGAGTCATGTGATGATTAAGGCAAATGAAGTTTCTACTG ATAAAATGGCTAAAGGGTTGAGGTTAAATCGTGTTAAAAATCTTGCACGGTCTCTGAATTCTGCTGTGAAAGGGAGTTCCAATCAAACCACCCCAGACGGATAG
- the LOC123207631 gene encoding CASP-like protein 2B1 — protein MSYLGVGVSSGNVHVYHGTILKTTDRRIRLVELIFRCVICGLGVLAAVLVGTDSEVKEIFSIRKTARFTDMKALVFLVIANGIAATYSLLQGVRCAVGMIKGSLLFNKPLAWAIFSGDQVVAYLTVAAVAAAAQSAVFAKMGQPDLQWMKLCDMYGKFCNQVGEGIASALVVSLSMVALSCISAFSLFRLYGGSRSKNGGRL, from the exons ATGAGTTACTTGGGTGTAGGTGTGAGTTCAGGGAATGTGCATGTCTACCATGGCACTATTCTGAAGACTACTGACAGAAGAATCAGGCTTGTAGAGCTGATTTTCAGATGTGTGATTTGTGGCTTAGGTGTTCTTGCTGCTGTTCTTGTGGGAACTGATTCTGAAGTCAAAGAGATCTTCTCAATCCGGAAGACAGCCAGATTTACTGACATGAAAGCTCTTGT GTTTTTGGTGATAGCCAATGGAATAGCTGCAACTTACTCTTTGTTACAAGGTGTGCGCTGTGCTGTTGGGATGATCAAAGGAAGTTTACTGTTCAACAAGCCTCTAGCTTGGGCAATTTTTTCTGGAGATCAG GTGGTGGCATACTTGACAGTGGCGGCGGTGGCAGCAGCGGCACAATCAGCAGTTTTTGCAAAGATGGGACAGCCGGATCTGCAGTGGATGAAGCTATGTGACATGTATGGGAAGTTTTGCAACCAGGTTGGTGAAGGAATAGCTTCTGCACTTGTAGTGAGCCTGAGCATGGTGGCTCTGTCTTGCATTTCTGCATTCAGTCTCTTCCGTTTGTATGGTGGAAGCAGGTCTAAAAATGGTGGCAGGTTGTAG
- the LOC123207636 gene encoding uncharacterized protein LOC123207636, with translation MATRYNSYDSRSSTSSYFSDPSSSAELKTTKPHNPSSISRALVNTKPSVNKNQNLTTLVKNLMVQKKSSSSSSSKGNRTMGLVIPADVIAEDLKKTARKGGNFAGLQRKLFGKGEKKSEVKALTEVKGENNNANTRTLAMVLRSERELLNANKEQEMEISQLKSLLEEKNNEVEKLKDLCLNQREEIKALKSAILFPDAMNSQLQELIEKQGSELKQAKQVIPSLQRQVTSLTDQLQFLAEGLAEVKAEKCSTRTGLQLHGSGPRTPAYDYEEAANSLEFSSEAATTPGSPDDMFLKDLNPCLTPYCTKTKSKEFEAMGYDSLEDESISENKMQVSSEIGFNSHHRKLSKSSDYCQSSNTGSRVARTARKSDESKRPYGRKVLPKGF, from the exons ATGGCAACTAGGTACAATTCGTACGATTCAAGATCCTCGACATCATCTTATTTTTCAGATCCATCTTCGTCAGCAGAACTCAAAACTACTAAACCCCACAACCCCAGTTCAATTTCTCGTGCACTTGTCAATACTAAACCTTCGGTTAATAAAAACCAGAACTTGACGACCTTGGTCAAGAACTTGATGGTTCAGAAGAAATCTTCTTCTTCGTCGTCGTCAAAAGGGAATCGGACAATGGGGTTGGTGATCCCGGCGGATGTGATAGCGGAGGATCTGAAGAAGACAGCGAGGAAAGGAGGGAATTTTGCGGGGTTGCAGAGGAAGTTGTTTGGgaaaggagagaagaaaagtGAGGTTAAAGCTCTCACAGAAGttaagggggaaaataataATGCGAACACAAGAACATTGGCGATGGTTTTGAGAAGTGAGAGAGAGCTTTTGAATGCTAATAAGGAACAAGAAATGGAAATTTCTCAGCTTAAGTCTTTGCTTGAAGAAAAGAACAATGAA GTAGAGAAGCTGAAAGATTTGTGTTTGAATCAAAGGGAAGAAATAAAGGCATTAAAGAGTGCAATTTTGTTCCCAGATGCCATGAATTCTCAGCTTCAAGAACTTATAGAGAAGCAGGGTTCTGAGCTGAAACAAGCCAAACAAGTCATTCCGAGTCTCCAAAGGCAGGTTACTTCTCTCACAGACCAGCTCCAGTTCCTAGCAGAAGGCCTTGCTGAG GTGAAGGCAGAAAAATGTTCGACCAGAACAGGTTTACAACTACATGGCAGTGGTCCAAGAACACCCGCATATGATTATGAAGAGGCTGCCAACTCTCTG GAGTTCAGCTCTGAGGCTGCAACAACTCCTGGCAGTCCAGATGACATGTTTCTCAAGGATTTGAATCCCTGTTTAACACCCTATTGTACCAAGACAAAGTCCAAG GAATTTGAGGCAATGGGCTATGATTCTCTTGAAGATGAAAGCATATCAGAGAACAAGATGCAAGTATCCAGTGAAATTGGTTTTAATTCTCATCACAGGAAACTATCCAAAAGTTCTGACTATTGCCAGAGTTCCAACACAGGAAGCAGAGTGGCTCGAACAGCTCGCAAATCAGATGAAAGCAAACGCCCTTATGGAAGAAAGGTTCTCCCTAAAGGTTTTTGA
- the LOC123207629 gene encoding protein NAR1-like, which yields MSERFSPTLRIGDLSDFIAPSQSCVVSLKKAIARNPGKPQVSSSSRQQAEPVKISLKDCLACSGCITSAETVMLEKQSLDEFLSNINKGKAVIVSLSPQSRTSLAVHFGLSPLQVFKKLTTFLKTLGVKAVFDTSCSRDIVLIETCNEFITRYKLSQGSDDEKSKASLPMLSSACPGWICYAEKQLGSYILPYISSVKSPQQTIGATIKHLICQKLGLRPEEIYHVTVMPCYDKKLEAARDDFVFQVESQETCNNEGLMIPEVDSVLTSGEVLDLIQLKATDFKALEESSLDKMLTNIDEEGHLFGVPGSSGGYAETVFRYAAKMLFGRNFDGELNFRTIRNSDFREVVLEVGGKTVLKSALCYGFQNLQNIVRKVKMRKCDYHFVEVMACPAGCLNGGGQVKPNPGQPPKELIQSLETIYMENVLVADPFKNPLVKSLYDEWLEQPGSEKAKRHMHTEYHPVVKSITAQLHNW from the exons ATGTCTGAGAGGTTCTCGCCAACTTTAAGAATCGGGGATCTCAGTGATTTTATTGCGCCGTCGCAGAGTTGCGTGGTTTCTCTTAAAAAGGCCATCGCTAGAAACCCTGGTAAACCCCAG GTTTCTAGTTCTAGCAGGCAGCAAGCTGAACCAGTTAAAATATCACTCAAGGATTGCTTAGCTTGCAG CGGATGCATTACATCAGCAGAGACAGTAATGCTTGAGAAGCAAAGTTTGGATGAGTTTTTATCTAATATTAATAAGGGAAAAGCTGTCATTGTTTCACTATCTCCACAGTCTAGAACTTCTCTTGCTGTTCATTTCGGCCTCTCTCCGCTTCAG GTTTTTAAGAAACTTACAACATTTTTGAAGACTTTGGGAGTAAAGGCTGTATTTGACACAAGTTGCAGTAGAGATATAGTGCTTATTGAAACTTGTAATGAATTTATTACTCGTTACAAACTGAGCCAAGGATCTGATGATGAAAAGTCTAAAGCCTCCTTACCCATGCTTTCATCGGCATGTCCAG GTTGGATATGCTATGCTGAAAAACAACTTGGATCTTATATTCTGCCTTACATATCTTCTGTGAAGAGCCCCCAACAAACAATTGGAGCTACCATCAAACATCTCATATGCCAAAAACTGGGTCTCAG GCCAGAAGAGATTTACCATGTGACTGTGATGCCTTGTTATGATAAGAAGCTTGAAGCTGCCAGGGATGACTTTGTTTTCCAAGTGGAATCTCAAGAAACCTGTAATAATGAAGGTCTCATGATTCCTGAGGTTGATTCAGTCTTGACATCCGGCGAAGTCTTAGATTTGATACAG TTAAAAGCAACAGATTTTAAGGCCTTAGAGGAATCTTCTCTGGATAAAAT GTTGACAAATATTGATGAAGAAGGGCATCTTTTTGGGGTTCCTGGAAGCTCTGGAGGTTATGCAGAAACAGTTTTCCGATATGCTGCTAAAATGCTCTTTGGAAGAAATTTTGACGGCGAACTGAACTTCAGAACCATAAGAAATTCAGATTTCAGAGAGGTGGTTTTGGAA GTGGGGGGGAAAACAGTGTTGAAATCTGCACTATGTTATGGCTTTCAGAACCTGCAGAACATTGTCAGGAAAGTGAAAATGCGAAAATGTGATTATCATTTTGTAGAGGTCATGGCATGCCCTGCAG GTTGCTTGAACGGTGGAGGTCAAGTTAAGCCAAACCCAGGGCAACCTCCAAAAGAATTGATTCAGTCATTGGAAACCATCTACATGGAAAAT gtgTTGGTGGCTGATCCTTTTAAAAATCCTCTCGTGAAAAGTCTATATGATGAGTGGCTTGAGCAACCTGGTTCAGAGAAAGCTAAAAGACACATGCACACAGAATATCACCCTGTGGTAAAGAGCATTACTGCTCAGTTACACAATTGGTAA